One part of the Aurantibacillus circumpalustris genome encodes these proteins:
- a CDS encoding SCO family protein — MKLNQIRNAVYALPFLLGVSCKQESPKLLLPVYGEKKISTDEKKDTLYHTIGEFNLINQYDETVSKETVKNKIYVANFFFATCQSICPEMSTNLTDVQKAFADDDSLLILSHSVNPLHDTVEVLMDYASTYKASKNKWHLLTGDKKHIYDLAKTSYLVNAFEDDGSPEGFLHSELFLLIDKKGRMRGMYDGTDKAQVQKLIEDIRLLKKE, encoded by the coding sequence ATGAAATTAAATCAGATTCGTAATGCTGTTTATGCTTTACCTTTTTTATTAGGGGTAAGCTGCAAACAAGAAAGTCCTAAATTATTATTACCTGTTTATGGTGAGAAAAAAATTTCTACAGATGAAAAAAAAGACACACTCTATCATACTATAGGAGAGTTTAATCTTATAAATCAATATGACGAAACTGTTTCAAAGGAAACTGTTAAGAACAAAATTTATGTAGCCAATTTCTTTTTTGCTACCTGCCAAAGTATTTGTCCCGAAATGAGTACTAACTTAACGGATGTACAAAAAGCTTTTGCGGATGACGACTCATTATTGATTCTTTCACATTCTGTGAACCCATTGCACGATACAGTTGAGGTTCTAATGGATTACGCTTCCACCTATAAGGCCTCAAAAAATAAATGGCATTTGCTTACTGGGGACAAAAAACACATTTATGATTTAGCAAAAACAAGCTACCTCGTAAATGCTTTTGAAGACGATGGAAGTCCTGAAGGATTTTTGCACAGCGAATTATTTTTACTGATTGATAAAAAAGGACGTATGCGCGGCATGTATGATGGAACCGACAAGGCTCAAGTTCAGAAACTGATAGAGGATATTCGGTTGTTGAAGAAAGAGTAG
- a CDS encoding DUF4369 domain-containing protein: MKKFILLLASAAIFTFSAKSQAYDIKINFKGCKDTMVYLVKYTFDQQYIADTCKTIKNGLIQFKGKKELDKGVYTLVSEGKSIYFDFFINENQKFVINTDAADIVANLKVTGNKENDQFFSYIKYITGKNGDFNKIREKTKGMNKEDSTKFMNEKILELNQEVKKFDADFMQKAKGTFVYDVLNLKTEKEPTDIPKAKNGRPDSVYQYYYYKNHFFDGIDFKDERIIRTPFFDDRVKKYFESVILMHPDSVILEIDKILAKCDENNLIYNLLIGYFTYKYEQSKIMGFDKVFVHIADKYILSGKAKGVYTEETIKNIKERVDIMRNLLLDAKVSELYMIDTTYGKPVRKMGFDTASTSKSITDLYYKNIDRLTPMFKTLYSVNAKYTVLVFWAADCGHCQTEVPKLHEDLKAIKSSIDYKVFAVQTKDELYDSWKKFIIEKKLNDFIHVFDPVHINNLKERFDIYSTPVIYVLDKDKKIKAKRLGADQVVEMLKTLELIDKENNKKVNQNQN; encoded by the coding sequence ATGAAAAAATTTATTCTACTATTGGCGTCAGCAGCTATCTTCACATTTAGCGCAAAATCTCAGGCCTACGACATCAAAATAAATTTTAAAGGATGCAAAGATACTATGGTTTATTTGGTGAAATACACCTTTGATCAACAGTACATTGCTGACACTTGCAAAACAATTAAAAACGGACTTATACAATTTAAAGGAAAAAAAGAATTGGATAAAGGTGTTTACACCCTTGTAAGCGAAGGAAAGTCAATCTACTTTGATTTTTTTATCAATGAAAATCAAAAATTTGTAATCAATACAGATGCTGCTGATATTGTTGCTAATCTTAAGGTAACCGGCAATAAAGAAAACGATCAGTTCTTTTCATACATAAAATACATCACCGGAAAAAATGGTGATTTTAATAAGATTCGTGAGAAAACCAAGGGCATGAACAAAGAAGACAGTACAAAGTTCATGAATGAAAAAATATTAGAATTAAACCAAGAAGTAAAAAAGTTTGACGCAGATTTTATGCAGAAAGCGAAAGGTACTTTTGTTTACGATGTACTGAATTTAAAAACAGAGAAAGAACCAACAGATATTCCAAAAGCTAAAAACGGCCGTCCAGACAGCGTGTACCAATATTATTATTATAAAAATCATTTTTTTGATGGAATTGATTTTAAAGATGAAAGAATTATCCGCACACCTTTTTTTGATGATCGTGTAAAAAAATATTTCGAAAGCGTAATTTTAATGCACCCAGATAGCGTGATTCTTGAGATAGATAAAATTCTCGCGAAGTGTGATGAAAATAACTTAATCTACAATTTGTTGATTGGTTATTTCACTTACAAGTACGAGCAAAGTAAAATTATGGGCTTCGATAAAGTGTTCGTTCACATTGCCGATAAATATATTTTAAGCGGTAAAGCTAAAGGTGTGTACACAGAAGAAACCATAAAAAACATTAAGGAACGTGTTGATATTATGAGAAATCTCTTGTTAGATGCCAAAGTTTCTGAATTGTACATGATCGATACCACCTATGGAAAACCGGTGCGAAAAATGGGTTTTGATACTGCAAGCACAAGTAAAAGTATAACGGATTTGTATTATAAGAACATCGACAGACTTACACCTATGTTTAAAACCTTGTATTCTGTAAATGCAAAATATACTGTACTTGTTTTCTGGGCTGCTGATTGCGGGCATTGCCAAACAGAGGTTCCAAAATTGCATGAAGATTTAAAAGCTATTAAAAGCAGTATTGATTATAAAGTATTTGCAGTTCAAACAAAAGATGAATTGTATGACAGTTGGAAAAAATTTATTATCGAAAAGAAATTAAACGATTTTATTCACGTGTTTGATCCGGTGCATATCAACAATCTGAAAGAACGTTTTGATATTTACTCTACTCCTGTAATTTATGTATTGGATAAGGATAAAAAGATAAAAGCAAAACGTTTAGGCGCAGATCAAGTTGTTGAAATGCTCAAAACATTAGAGTTAATTGATAAAGAGAATAATAAGAAAGTCAACCAAAATCAAAACTAG
- a CDS encoding thioredoxin-like domain-containing protein, with the protein MAYDIKVNIKGAKDTIAYLAKYVFDQTYIADTCKLVKNGAMTFKGKTALDKGVYILVNQDKAPFFEFIINESQKFTINANVADIVVSLSVIDSKENEKFFSYLKNNVEKNNEFNAARLKTKGKSSEDSTKFMHEKIAQLDADVKKFESDFMQDVKGSFIYDIFNLKTEKTSTLIPTASNGRPDSLYQYYYYKNHFFDGINFKDERIARTPYFDDRVKKYFDNLLVNNPDTVIHEVDKALSACDQNSLVYNALISYFTYKYEQSKIVGFDKVFLHIVDNYIISGKTKGMYSEETIKVLKERSAIMNPLLEGKKVNELYMIDTVYARQVRKMGFDTTSSAKSITDLYYKNQDKLAPMFRTLYQVNAKYTILLFWAADCGHCQKEVPKLHENLKNLKGKIDVKVFAVQTKDDLFEAWRKFLIENKITDFINVFDPVHINDVKTKFDVNSTPLIYVLDKDKKIIAKKIASEYVGDLLKALDKQEKKP; encoded by the coding sequence ATGGCCTATGATATAAAGGTGAACATTAAAGGCGCTAAAGACACTATAGCTTACCTGGCCAAATATGTTTTTGATCAAACCTATATTGCAGATACTTGTAAACTAGTTAAGAATGGTGCTATGACATTTAAAGGCAAAACAGCTTTGGATAAAGGTGTTTACATTCTGGTGAATCAAGACAAAGCGCCTTTTTTTGAATTTATCATCAATGAAAGTCAGAAGTTTACAATTAATGCAAACGTAGCCGATATAGTTGTTAGCCTGAGCGTGATCGACAGCAAAGAGAATGAGAAATTTTTTAGTTATCTCAAGAACAATGTCGAAAAAAACAATGAGTTTAACGCGGCCAGGTTAAAAACCAAAGGTAAAAGTAGTGAGGACAGTACAAAGTTTATGCATGAAAAAATTGCTCAATTAGATGCTGACGTAAAGAAATTTGAATCGGATTTTATGCAGGATGTAAAAGGCAGTTTTATTTATGACATTTTTAATTTAAAAACAGAAAAAACATCAACTTTAATACCGACTGCTTCAAATGGGAGGCCTGACAGTCTTTACCAATACTATTACTACAAAAATCATTTTTTCGATGGTATTAATTTTAAAGATGAACGTATAGCGCGCACTCCTTATTTTGATGATCGGGTTAAAAAATATTTCGATAATTTATTGGTTAATAATCCCGATACAGTTATACATGAAGTTGATAAGGCGCTGAGCGCGTGCGATCAAAACAGTTTAGTTTATAATGCTTTGATAAGTTATTTTACATACAAATACGAGCAAAGTAAAATTGTTGGATTTGATAAAGTGTTTTTACACATTGTAGATAATTACATCATATCGGGTAAAACGAAAGGAATGTATTCAGAGGAAACCATTAAGGTTTTGAAAGAGCGCTCTGCAATTATGAATCCTTTACTTGAAGGTAAAAAGGTAAATGAACTGTATATGATTGATACAGTTTATGCACGTCAGGTAAGAAAAATGGGCTTTGATACAACTTCTTCTGCGAAAAGTATTACAGATTTATATTACAAAAATCAGGACAAACTTGCTCCTATGTTCAGGACCTTATACCAGGTGAATGCAAAATATACTATACTGTTATTTTGGGCCGCAGACTGCGGTCACTGTCAAAAAGAGGTGCCGAAGCTACACGAAAATTTAAAAAATTTAAAAGGAAAAATTGATGTAAAAGTTTTTGCGGTTCAGACTAAGGACGATCTGTTTGAGGCATGGAGAAAATTTTTAATTGAAAACAAAATCACCGATTTCATAAATGTATTTGATCCCGTGCACATAAACGATGTTAAAACAAAATTTGATGTCAACTCTACGCCTTTAATTTATGTGCTTGACAAGGATAAAAAAATTATTGCCAAAAAAATAGCATCAGAATATGTGGGAGACTTACTTAAGGCTCTCGACAAACAAGAAAAAAAACCTTAA
- a CDS encoding redoxin domain-containing protein: MKKIYLFGLFSIASLLIQSQSGYDIKINLKGCVDSTVYLAKYSFDQVPINDSCKNIKGGKIQFKGDVLLDKGVYILANQARNSFYFQFIVDDNQKFTINADAADIAASLKSQDNKQNDLFFSYVKFMTEKNKELYKTQSLMTGKSKADSTRIVNEKQTALSKEMTQYDVDFRLKNKSLFVADLMNMKAEKYPTDVPLASNGRPDSIYQFYYYKNHFWDGVNFKDDRIVFTPFFADKIKKYFEKLVIQHPDSVIKDLDKILTQCVPGSTMFNTLVGHFTYKFEQNKSMSFDQYGKSNTFEKVFIHLADKYIITGKTAGYYSVETIAKIKERVDILRNLLPGAKVANLFMIDTIHGREVLKMGFDTAKSSVSVTYLYNKNISRLTPLFKSLYDINAKYTVLVFWAADCSHCTKEIPKLYEDLQQLKGKVDVKVFAVQTKEELFDSWKQFLIEKKLKDFTHVFDPIHLNNLKEQFDITATPVIYLLDKDKNIIAKKLSHEQVVEIVEQLEKVEKNLKK; the protein is encoded by the coding sequence ATGAAAAAAATTTACCTTTTTGGTTTGTTTAGTATTGCATCACTCTTAATCCAATCTCAATCGGGTTACGATATCAAAATCAATTTAAAAGGCTGTGTCGATTCTACCGTTTATTTGGCTAAATATTCTTTTGATCAGGTTCCAATTAATGACAGTTGCAAAAACATTAAAGGGGGTAAGATTCAGTTTAAAGGAGATGTTCTATTAGACAAAGGTGTTTATATTCTTGCCAACCAGGCGCGTAATTCTTTTTACTTTCAGTTTATTGTAGACGATAATCAAAAATTTACAATTAATGCCGATGCTGCTGATATTGCAGCTTCTTTAAAAAGTCAAGATAATAAACAAAATGATCTGTTCTTTTCATACGTGAAATTTATGACGGAAAAAAACAAAGAACTTTATAAAACTCAATCTTTGATGACTGGCAAGAGTAAAGCCGATAGTACAAGAATCGTAAACGAAAAACAAACGGCTTTAAGTAAAGAAATGACACAGTACGATGTAGACTTTCGACTTAAAAATAAAAGTCTATTTGTTGCGGATCTAATGAATATGAAGGCGGAAAAATATCCTACAGATGTGCCTCTAGCTTCAAATGGCCGCCCCGATAGCATTTACCAGTTTTATTATTACAAAAATCATTTCTGGGACGGTGTAAATTTTAAAGACGATAGAATAGTTTTTACTCCGTTTTTTGCAGATAAGATTAAAAAATATTTCGAAAAATTAGTTATTCAACATCCCGATTCTGTAATAAAAGATCTCGATAAAATTTTGACCCAATGTGTTCCTGGAAGTACAATGTTCAACACACTTGTAGGGCACTTTACCTATAAGTTCGAGCAGAACAAATCCATGAGTTTTGACCAATACGGAAAAAGTAACACCTTTGAAAAAGTATTTATACACTTGGCTGACAAGTACATTATAACTGGTAAAACAGCCGGGTACTATTCAGTTGAAACCATTGCTAAAATTAAGGAAAGGGTAGATATACTGCGTAATCTTTTACCTGGCGCTAAAGTTGCTAATTTATTCATGATTGATACTATTCATGGTCGCGAAGTTTTAAAAATGGGTTTCGACACAGCGAAAAGTAGTGTTAGTGTAACCTATTTATATAATAAAAACATTAGCCGTTTAACACCACTATTTAAATCTTTGTATGATATTAATGCCAAATATACGGTGTTAGTATTTTGGGCTGCCGATTGCAGCCACTGCACAAAAGAGATACCGAAGCTGTATGAAGATTTGCAACAACTTAAAGGAAAGGTGGATGTAAAAGTCTTTGCTGTTCAAACTAAAGAAGAATTATTCGATTCATGGAAGCAATTTTTAATAGAGAAAAAACTGAAAGATTTTACACATGTCTTCGACCCTATTCATTTGAATAATTTAAAAGAACAGTTCGATATTACCGCAACTCCAGTTATTTATCTTCTGGATAAAGACAAAAATATTATTGCGAAAAAGTTAAGCCACGAGCAGGTTGTAGAGATTGTTGAACAACTTGAAAAGGTGGAGAAAAACTTAAAAAAGTAG
- a CDS encoding aminopeptidase, with product MKVVLRWLRVLTNICFFAAITISTLNYKTSIYLLHQAKGQLNLLLSTQTLTHFEETRALSLREKENIQLIKEIKNYSVDSLGFTPTKNFTTIYDQKDKPILWVITACKPYSLQAFEWAFPLVGKVSYKGFFNKELALKEYNHLVVLGYDTDLRSVSAWSTLGWFNDPILSNMLKRSKGGLCNLLFHELFHATYYAPNSVDFNENIASFIAHKATIQFLQKDSIALAEYLSNYNDTKVFSQYMLRSIERLKAFYSESRNHPKRSLLKLHCIMQIADSIAKLPLKNKELYLSRKKEIVKSKNAYFVDFVQYDSMQDSLDKVFNKIYKGNIEKMARDLKVN from the coding sequence ATGAAAGTTGTTTTAAGATGGCTAAGAGTCCTTACAAATATTTGTTTTTTTGCGGCAATAACTATTTCCACTTTAAATTATAAAACTTCTATTTACCTCTTGCATCAAGCCAAAGGCCAGCTGAACCTTTTGCTATCTACACAAACACTTACTCATTTTGAAGAGACTAGAGCACTTTCTTTGCGAGAAAAAGAAAATATACAACTCATTAAAGAAATAAAAAATTATTCTGTCGATAGTCTTGGATTTACACCCACAAAAAATTTCACAACTATTTACGATCAAAAAGATAAACCAATTTTATGGGTCATTACCGCGTGCAAACCTTATTCACTCCAAGCCTTTGAGTGGGCATTTCCATTGGTTGGGAAAGTAAGTTATAAAGGTTTTTTCAATAAAGAACTTGCGTTAAAGGAGTATAATCATTTGGTTGTTTTAGGCTACGACACGGATTTGAGAAGCGTTTCTGCCTGGAGTACACTTGGATGGTTTAATGATCCAATCTTAAGTAATATGCTCAAGCGTAGTAAAGGGGGTTTATGTAATTTACTTTTTCATGAATTGTTTCACGCAACCTATTACGCGCCCAACTCAGTTGATTTTAATGAGAACATAGCGAGTTTTATTGCACACAAGGCAACCATCCAGTTTTTACAAAAGGATAGTATCGCACTAGCAGAATACCTTAGTAATTATAATGATACTAAGGTTTTTAGTCAATACATGCTCCGAAGCATAGAACGTTTAAAGGCATTTTATTCCGAATCAAGAAATCATCCAAAGCGTTCGCTGCTTAAATTACACTGTATTATGCAAATTGCCGATAGTATTGCCAAGCTTCCACTAAAAAACAAGGAACTGTACCTTTCTCGCAAAAAAGAAATAGTAAAGTCTAAAAACGCCTATTTTGTTGATTTTGTTCAATACGATAGTATGCAAGATAGTCTGGATAAGGTTTTTAACAAAATTTATAAAGGCAATATTGAAAAAATGGCGCGAGATTTGAAGGTAAATTGA
- a CDS encoding VanZ family protein produces the protein MNLKNKIYQNSLVAAIIWTLIIFILCAMPGQYIPTSNWLELLSFDKFVHASIFFILTTLWFLVAIKHQQSKVIIGIYFTAVVTYGALLELMQATIFSNRSADWKDIVANSFGCLLAIVFYRRTQNFFLELKN, from the coding sequence ATGAATCTAAAAAACAAAATTTATCAAAATAGTCTTGTCGCTGCAATAATTTGGACGCTTATAATTTTTATTTTGTGCGCCATGCCAGGCCAGTACATCCCAACTAGCAACTGGCTTGAATTGCTCAGCTTTGACAAATTTGTTCACGCTTCTATATTTTTTATTCTCACAACTCTGTGGTTTCTTGTTGCTATTAAACATCAGCAGTCTAAAGTGATAATTGGAATTTATTTCACAGCCGTCGTTACCTACGGAGCGCTGCTAGAATTAATGCAAGCAACAATTTTCAGTAATCGTAGCGCCGATTGGAAAGACATTGTCGCGAATAGTTTTGGCTGCCTTTTAGCTATTGTGTTTTATAGAAGAACACAAAACTTTTTTTTGGAGCTTAAAAACTGA
- a CDS encoding glycosyltransferase, which yields MLVSIILPCYNPPENWANNIIKELKALSEIISDKIELILVEDGIDEKLKSGIEFLKSNIPHFRSIRYSTNRGKGFALRQGVALAEGEIIIYTDIDFPYKAESVFRIYSALKNKECDVAVGIKNNTYYAHVPFARRVLSKGLQSLVRFFLSIPITDTQCGLKGFVKDVKPVFLQTSIDRYLFDLEFIRMAYKLKYKLEPLQIELKETAQFRVMNYRILFPEVLNFIKLVFKNKYPNDILNSGPGK from the coding sequence ATGCTTGTGTCAATTATATTACCATGTTATAACCCGCCAGAAAATTGGGCCAATAATATTATTAAAGAACTCAAGGCTTTATCTGAAATTATTTCCGATAAAATCGAATTAATTCTAGTTGAAGATGGAATTGATGAAAAACTCAAGAGTGGAATAGAGTTTTTGAAATCGAATATACCTCATTTCCGAAGCATTAGGTATTCAACAAATAGAGGCAAAGGTTTTGCTCTAAGACAAGGTGTAGCTTTGGCAGAGGGAGAAATAATTATTTATACCGACATTGATTTTCCTTATAAAGCTGAGAGTGTTTTTAGAATTTATTCGGCTTTAAAGAATAAAGAATGTGACGTAGCTGTAGGAATAAAAAACAACACCTATTATGCTCATGTTCCTTTTGCTCGAAGAGTTTTATCAAAAGGTCTGCAAAGTTTAGTTCGTTTTTTTCTTTCTATTCCTATCACAGATACACAGTGCGGTTTGAAAGGATTTGTAAAAGATGTAAAACCTGTATTCCTACAAACCAGCATTGATAGGTATTTGTTTGACTTAGAATTCATCAGGATGGCTTATAAACTAAAATACAAACTCGAGCCCTTGCAAATTGAATTAAAAGAAACCGCGCAGTTTAGGGTAATGAACTACCGCATACTTTTTCCGGAGGTATTGAATTTTATCAAATTGGTATTTAAAAATAAATATCCGAACGACATTCTCAATTCTGGTCCGGGTAAATAA
- the gcvH gene encoding glycine cleavage system protein GcvH, whose protein sequence is MNFPADLKYTKDHEWVKINGDEATIGITDFAQRELGDIVYVDVNTIGETVEKEAVFGTVEAVKTVSDLFMPLSGEVLEMNKDIDSAPESVNQDPYGKGWMIKIKMTNSSEVSELLSVDDYKKLIGA, encoded by the coding sequence ATGAATTTTCCAGCAGATCTTAAATACACAAAAGACCACGAGTGGGTTAAAATTAACGGTGACGAGGCAACAATAGGAATAACTGATTTTGCACAGCGCGAATTAGGAGATATTGTTTATGTGGATGTAAATACAATTGGTGAAACGGTTGAAAAAGAAGCTGTTTTTGGAACGGTTGAAGCGGTTAAAACTGTGAGTGATCTTTTTATGCCATTAAGTGGTGAAGTGTTGGAAATGAATAAGGATATTGATTCTGCTCCTGAAAGTGTAAATCAAGATCCTTATGGAAAAGGGTGGATGATAAAAATTAAAATGACAAACTCTTCTGAAGTATCAGAATTATTAAGCGTTGATGATTATAAGAAATTAATAGGCGCTTAA